One part of the Algibacter sp. L1A34 genome encodes these proteins:
- a CDS encoding prolyl oligopeptidase family serine peptidase, producing MKKIVLTFFSLSLLVACGNDKTEKKDIVVSYPETKTVDTIDTYFDVEVKDPYRWLEDDRSEETEAWVKAENVATNAYLDKIPFREALKNRLSKLWNYGKVSAPFNEGDYTYFYKNDGLQNQSVLYRFKKGGDSKTATVFLDPNTFKEDGTVSLGAISFSKNGKILAYTISEGGSDWRKILIMDVESKDIIEDTLIDVKFTQLSWYKNEGFYYSSYDKPKGSELSAKTDQHKVYYHKLGTAQSTDELIFGGTPEEKHRYIYANVSEDNRYLFIAPRISTSGNKLLIKDLSVPNSKFVSILDHTDSDTGVLENEGSMLYLVTNLNAPNEKIVTVDAANPTPEHWVDFIPEAEHVLSISKGGGYFYATYMIDAISKVKQYDYSGKFIRDIELPGLGTASGFGGKKEEKTNYFSFTNYNTPVTTYTLNADSGVVKLYRKSAIAFNSADFESHQVFYTSKDGTKIPMMITHKKGLELNGKNPTILYGYGGFNVSLTPSFSTPNAVWMEQGGIYAVANLRGGGEYGKAWHDAGTQQKKQNVFDDFIAAAEYLKAQKYTSTNYLAIRGGSNGGLLVGATMTQRPDLAKVALPAVGVLDMLRYHTFTAGAGWAYDYGTAEDDKTMFEYLKGYSPVHNVKFGIEYPATLITTGDHDDRVVPAHSFKFAAELQSKQAGRNPILIRIETDAGHGAGTPISKTIEQYADIYGFTFYNMGFKELSL from the coding sequence ATGAAAAAAATAGTGTTAACGTTTTTCTCATTAAGCTTGTTAGTCGCTTGCGGAAATGATAAAACAGAAAAAAAAGATATTGTTGTGAGTTACCCAGAAACAAAAACTGTAGATACTATTGATACTTATTTTGATGTTGAGGTAAAAGACCCATACCGTTGGTTAGAAGATGATAGAAGTGAAGAAACCGAAGCTTGGGTAAAGGCCGAAAACGTGGCTACAAACGCATATTTGGATAAAATCCCTTTTAGGGAAGCATTAAAAAATCGCTTATCCAAATTATGGAATTACGGAAAAGTAAGCGCTCCTTTTAATGAGGGCGATTACACGTATTTTTATAAAAATGATGGTTTACAAAATCAAAGTGTTCTTTATCGTTTTAAAAAAGGGGGCGATTCTAAAACGGCAACGGTTTTTTTAGACCCGAATACGTTTAAAGAAGATGGAACAGTATCTTTAGGAGCAATAAGTTTTTCTAAAAACGGAAAAATTTTAGCCTATACTATTTCTGAAGGAGGAAGCGATTGGCGAAAAATTCTAATTATGGATGTAGAGTCTAAAGACATCATAGAAGACACGCTAATTGATGTGAAATTCACACAGTTATCATGGTACAAAAATGAAGGTTTTTATTATTCTAGTTACGATAAGCCCAAAGGAAGTGAGCTTTCGGCTAAAACCGATCAACATAAAGTATACTATCATAAATTAGGAACAGCACAAAGTACAGACGAATTAATTTTTGGTGGAACACCCGAAGAAAAACACCGCTATATCTACGCTAACGTTTCCGAAGATAATAGATATCTGTTTATAGCGCCGCGTATTTCAACCTCTGGAAACAAGCTTTTAATAAAAGATTTATCAGTGCCAAATAGTAAGTTTGTTTCTATTTTAGATCATACAGATAGTGATACTGGAGTTTTAGAAAACGAAGGAAGTATGTTGTATTTGGTAACTAATTTAAATGCCCCGAACGAAAAAATAGTAACGGTAGATGCTGCAAATCCAACCCCAGAACATTGGGTAGATTTTATTCCAGAAGCCGAGCATGTGTTATCCATTTCTAAAGGGGGTGGTTATTTTTATGCGACATATATGATTGATGCTATTTCTAAAGTTAAACAATACGATTATAGTGGTAAATTTATTAGAGATATTGAGTTACCAGGCCTTGGAACTGCAAGTGGTTTTGGTGGTAAAAAAGAAGAGAAAACTAATTACTTCTCGTTTACCAATTACAATACACCGGTGACAACTTATACATTAAATGCGGACTCTGGAGTGGTTAAGTTGTACCGAAAATCTGCTATTGCATTTAATAGTGCTGATTTTGAAAGCCATCAAGTATTTTACACATCTAAAGATGGAACAAAAATACCAATGATGATTACGCATAAAAAAGGATTGGAATTGAACGGTAAAAATCCAACTATTTTATATGGTTATGGAGGGTTTAATGTGAGCTTAACGCCATCGTTTAGCACACCAAATGCTGTTTGGATGGAGCAAGGCGGTATCTACGCGGTAGCCAATCTTCGTGGTGGTGGTGAGTACGGAAAAGCTTGGCACGATGCCGGAACACAACAAAAAAAGCAAAATGTATTTGATGATTTTATCGCTGCAGCGGAATATTTAAAGGCTCAAAAATATACATCTACAAATTATTTAGCAATTAGAGGCGGTTCTAACGGAGGTTTACTTGTTGGAGCAACTATGACGCAGCGTCCAGATTTGGCAAAAGTAGCTTTGCCTGCCGTTGGTGTTTTAGATATGTTACGTTATCATACGTTTACCGCAGGAGCTGGTTGGGCATACGATTATGGAACGGCTGAAGATGATAAAACTATGTTTGAGTATTTAAAAGGCTATTCTCCCGTGCATAATGTGAAATTTGGTATAGAATACCCAGCAACTTTAATTACTACTGGAGATCATGATGATCGTGTGGTGCCAGCTCACAGTTTTAAATTTGCTGCCGAATTGCAAAGCAAACAAGCAGGACGCAACCCAATATTAATTCGTATTGAAACCGATGCAGGCCACGGTGCAGGAACTCCAATAAGTAAAACTATTG
- a CDS encoding M28 family metallopeptidase translates to MMKKTVLLVLSIASYFSMFSQAEITENEIKDHIEFLILDKNGGRFPGEKGAKRVVKYIKKEFKTIGLKSLSKNYEQRFKAKLRVDKGLDEKPEVTTCNVVGFIEGNDPELKNEFIVLGAHYDHLGLGGPSSKSDKRGVVYHGADDNASGTAALLEIAEKLISKQDQLKRSVLFIAFGAEEQGLLGSKYFTENPLIPLSQIKLMINMDMVGRLNEKKHVYAGGAGTFTDGVDFMKNLGKSLGLNPIVHAGSVGGSDHVSFYKKNISVLGVHTGGHPQYHTPEDTLELINLEGEKLVCEYIFQTILNKASTPDNIEFINQD, encoded by the coding sequence ATGATGAAAAAAACAGTGCTACTCGTATTATCCATCGCATCGTATTTCAGTATGTTTTCTCAAGCTGAAATAACCGAAAATGAAATAAAAGACCATATAGAATTTTTAATATTAGATAAAAACGGCGGAAGATTTCCAGGAGAAAAAGGCGCTAAACGTGTTGTGAAATATATTAAAAAAGAGTTTAAAACTATAGGCTTAAAATCTTTAAGTAAAAATTACGAACAGCGTTTTAAAGCCAAATTACGAGTTGATAAAGGTCTAGACGAAAAACCAGAAGTAACCACCTGTAATGTTGTTGGTTTTATTGAAGGGAATGATCCCGAATTAAAAAACGAATTCATTGTCTTAGGAGCGCATTACGACCATTTGGGACTTGGTGGACCATCGTCCAAATCGGATAAAAGAGGCGTGGTGTATCATGGTGCTGATGATAACGCTAGCGGAACTGCCGCTTTATTAGAAATTGCAGAAAAATTAATTTCAAAACAAGACCAACTAAAACGAAGTGTTTTATTTATTGCTTTTGGAGCCGAAGAACAAGGCTTGCTAGGAAGTAAATATTTTACAGAAAACCCGCTAATTCCACTTTCTCAAATAAAATTAATGATTAACATGGATATGGTTGGTCGATTAAACGAGAAAAAACATGTATATGCTGGGGGCGCAGGCACATTTACTGATGGTGTGGATTTTATGAAGAATCTCGGAAAATCTTTAGGCTTAAACCCTATAGTTCATGCAGGGTCTGTTGGCGGTTCCGATCATGTTTCTTTCTATAAGAAAAACATATCGGTTTTAGGTGTACATACTGGCGGGCATCCGCAATACCACACACCCGAAGACACTTTAGAACTTATAAATTTAGAAGGTGAAAAACTGGTTTGCGAATATATTTTTCAAACTATTTTAAACAAAGCTTCAACACCTGATAATATTGAATTTATAAACCAAGATTAA